Sequence from the Ailuropoda melanoleuca isolate Jingjing chromosome 10, ASM200744v2, whole genome shotgun sequence genome:
TTTGTTTCCCTCATGTAGCAATGTCAGCACAGCTGTCTACGGGTTGTGTTGGGCTGGCAGATATCTTTTGTTTAAATTAGttatcagggcgcctggctggctcagtcagtggagcatgcgactcttgatcttagggtcgtgagttcaacccccacattaggcatggagcttactttaaaaaaaaacacaaatatcaaaCAACTTTTTAGTTGTCAACATTTTGAAGCAGGAGACATAgaaaatttctttggaaatacaGAAAGTTCTGCAAACACTGAACGTGTCTTGCAGCATAATCCTAGTTAGCTGGGACTGAGCTGTGACTGCCTCTCTAAACATTGCAGTCTTTGATGCTGCTCAAGTGTACCTTACCTGCTTACGTTACCTGCCTTGCTCTTTTGGGTGTTTAGGTTTGTGATCTTGCATATGAAAAAAAGTGGATAAACTTTCCTTGGTGTTTCTAGCGGGTTCCCTATGCTCCTCACTCACTGAACGGCAGTAACCATTGTATAGCTTTCCCTTTACTTCCAGTGGGCCGGATGTACCCACCGCGCTCTCCCAAGTCAGCTGCCCCTGCCCCAATCTCAGCTTCCTGTCCTGATGCCCCCATGGGATCAGCAGTACCGACCTCTTCGGCTTCCATCCCTGTGACATCATCGGTTGTGGATCCTGGAGTAGGCTCTGTTTCCCCAGCTTCTCCAAAGATCTCATTGGCCCCCACAGATGGTAAGAGCCAGGTGGTTGAGGGTTTGTGGACAATGTGAAGTGTGGTTCTAGACAGAAGAACCTTCAGGCATGTGTCTCTTCTTGCTCAGTAAAAGAACTCCCAGCCAAGGAACCTGGGAGAACACTGGAGTCCCAGGAGCTGTCCCGGATAGCTGGGAAAGGTGAggattggttttttgtttattggggttttttggtggtattttgttgctgttattaagattttatttatttgacagagagtgggtATAAGCCGGGAGAGCAGCAGggaatgagggagaagcaggctccccgctgagcagggagccagatgggggctcgatctcaggaccctgggatcatcacctgagccaaaggaagatgcttaaccaactgagccacccaggcgcccccttttttgtggtttgtttgATTTTCTGAAGTGTAATGTCCTTTTTATTCTGGGAGTACTTCAGTTAGTAACAAGAGTTATGGGGGTTCAGAAACAGTGTCTTGTCAGTTCAGTCTTAGTTCTACAGgattttcaagcttttttttttttccctagttttctttgtcctttgggGTACTGGCATTGTAGCCATCTTCgagaaaagaaatgtatattttctcctttttcttctgtttctcctaGTCCCTGGCCTTCAGAATGAACAAAAACGCTTTCAACTGGAAGAACTGAGGAAGTTCGGGGCCCAGTTTAAGGTAAGAGGAGTGTGGGAGTGAGCCAAGGTGTTAGGATGAAGCGGGATGAGGGGGCTTATAGAAGAAGCACAGGACAAGGACCGGGTGTGATAGAAGAGATGAGCGAGTAAGGATGCAAGGGAGGCCAAGCCTGGGGCCCGGACCAGCTGTCTGAATACTGTATGTGTGCTGCTCTCCTTCCAGCTGCTGCCCAGTAGCTCCCCTGAGACCATCCTGGATCCTTTTCCTCCCCGGATCTTAAAGGAAGAGgccaaagggaaagagaaggaggttGATGGTCTATTGAGTTCAGAGCCAGTGGGGTCCCCAGTCTCCTCAAAGACGGAGTCCGTATCGGATAAGGAGGACAAGCCGCCCCTGCCGCCGGCAGGGGGCACAGAGGGGCCGGAGCAGCCCCCTCCACCTTGCCCAAGCCAAACTGGCAGCCCCCCGGTGGGCCTCATCAAGGGAGACGACAAAGATGAGGGCCCGGTCGCTGAGTGAGTAGGATGGGGAGCTGGGTGGGTgtcaggtggggagaggagcaagcCATGAGgattgactttctttttctctcacagaCAAGTGAAGAAGTCAACACTGAACCCCAACGCCAAGGAGTTCAATCCCACAAAGCCTCTGCTGTCTGTGGTGAGACAGGATGGGTGGATGTGGATTGGTTTCCCCGAGGGAGGCTTGGGAGTGGGGtaagagagcatgggggaggctCTCTGAAACTTGGGGTGCTCAGGGGAAGATAGACAGGTATCAGGCTTGGGGGCGGGAGATCATGATGTGTCattaagtgtgtgtgtttctccttgAGGTTAGCGTTCAGCTCAGGGAACATGTGTTGGGGTAGTTAGTTGTGAGCATGGCTTTCAGTCAGGCCCCTGATTTGGCTTGAACTCccgtactttaaaaaaaaaaaaaacacaccaaaacttGGTGATCATGGACGAGctgtttaatttttctgtcttggtttccttacctataaTTTTAGAATACCCGTGTCATGGGGTCCGACGTGAGGCTTAACCAAGATGCAGCGGAGAATGTGTGTGGCAGGCAGCACTCTGAATGCTGTGCTGCTATCATAGGCGCAGGAGAGGCGGACAAAAACCAAACTTACACAACGTCCTTTGTCTCTCACAGAATAAATCCACCAGTACCCCAACTTCTCCGGGGCCCCGGACTCACTCAACTCCCTCCATCCCGGTGCTGACAGCAGGCCAGAGTGGGCTCTACAGCCCCCAGTACATTTCTTACATACCTCAGATCCATATGGGACCAGCTGTTCAGGTAAGAGGAGAGACTGAGCAGTCCGGGCTAAGAGGCTGGGTTGGGCTGCTGAGGACCAGTCCGGCCTGTTGAGGGCATTTGTGAGCAAGCTGTTGAGCTTCGTCTGTGTTCTTTTCCCTAGGCACCTCAGATGTATCCGTACCCTGTATCCAGTTCTGTGCCTGGACAGCAGGGCAAGTACCGGGGAGCAAAAGGTGAGCAGAGTCGGCAGTGCTGGTCGGTGGGACTGCCAGGTTGCCTCCTGGCAGATGGAGCTTGAGCTCGGCACCCTTTCCCCTaccccaggctccctgcccccccagcgCTCGGACCAACACCAGCCAGCCTCAGCCCCTCCGATGATGcaggccgccgccgccgctggcCCGCCTCTGGTGGCTGCCACGCCGTACTCTTCCTACATCCCTTACACCCCGCAGCAGTTCCCGGGCCAGCCCGCCATGATGCAGCCCATGGCCCACTACCCCTCGCAGGTAACCGAGGCATGGGAGGGAAGTAGGGGGATGGAGTGGAGGATCACCTCTGTTCCATCACCCAGACTCAGGCCCCCATCCTGGCTGTGGTAGGACCCCTAGCAAGGCACCGCTACTGTCTGAGGTATAGATCTCATAGCGTCTCCTGGCTGGGGTGGTTGTGAGCGTGAAACAGGGTGGTTGTGACAAGGACAGAGTGATGCTGTGCACGGGTTCTCAGGCAGCAGGCTGTGCTGACCActtctctccttgcccctccAGCCGGTGTTTGCCCCCATGCTTCAGAGCAACCCACGCATGCTGACGTCGGGGAGCCATCCCCAGGCCATTGTGTCGTCCTCCACCCCTCAGTACCCTTCTGCAGAGCAGCCCACCCCCCAAGCCCTCTATGGTGAGTTCTGTGCTCTTCTCCTCGGACGTTGCTCCTCAGCTCCCTACAGTGTGGTTGGCactgattctctccctctttcctgctaTAGCCACTGTTCACCAGTCCTATCCACACCATGCCACGCAGCTCCATGCCCACCAGCCGCAGCCGGCCACCACGCCTACTGGGAGCCAGCCGCAGTCCCAGCATGCGGCCCCCAGTCCCGTCCAGGTGTCTGCCATGGGAGATCCGAGTGGTTGGGGCAGTAATGGGTGGCTGGAAGAGGGGGATAGAGTTTGAGGGGTCGCTCCCCAGCAGGGGAGGGTCAGGGGCCAGTGGGTGGTAGGCCTGGTACCTGAGGAGTGGAGTGGTActcacccttcccctcccccctaaCAGCACCAGGCGGGGCAGGCCCCACACCTGGGCAGTGGACAGCCACAGCAGAATCTgtaccacccaggggccctgacagGCACGCCGCCTTCTCTGCCACCGGGACCTTCTGCCCAGTCCCCTCAGAGCAGCTTCCCCCAACCAGCCGCTGTGTATGCCATCCATGCCCACCAGCAGCTGCCCCACGGCTTCACCAACATGGCCCATGTTACCCAGGTAAGAACCCAAGGGACTTGTTTCCTGGGGCTGTCCTGTTCCTGAATCCTTGGTGCTCTTTTTCTGAGTGCTCTTAACAGCGGGATTCTCAGAGCCCACGCTTAGCTTCAAGGTACTTACGGctgtattttgttctttataggCCCATGTCCAAACTGGAATCACAGCAGCCCCGCCCCCTCACCCTGGGGCTCCCCACCcgccccaggtgatgctgctgcatCCACCCCAGAGCCATGGGGGACCCCCCCAAGGCGCGGTGCCCCAGAGTGGGGTGCCTGCACTCTCAGCTTCCACACCCTCACCCTACCCCTACATCGGACACCCCCAAGGTGAGCAGCCTGGCCAGGCGCCTGGATTTCCAGGAGGAGCCGATGACAGGATTCGTGAGTTCTCGTTAGCTGGGGGAATTTGGCATGGAAGAGCTGATGGGCTGCAGGTGGGGCAGGATGCACGGGTTctgggaggggagtgaggggtcTTGGAGGCAGGGCTGTCCCACAGGGCGCCCGCCGACCTGCACCTGTCTGTGAAGTATGTAGGGTGGGCAGAAGCCACAGTCGCCGCCGCCAGGGGCTTGCTCCTGGCTCTGTCCTTTGCTTCCCTCCGTCCTCGCTCAGTTGTGATccagcagcccccctccccactgcctccccagcTCTCAGTGACCCCGACTGTCTCCTGACTTAGCCGAGGTAAGGTCAGCGCAGCAGacagggccaggctggggtgtggggggctgaGCTGGGCACACGAGTAAGGGCTCTGGCTCACTGGGAAACAGCGATTGATCTGTGCTTCTGACAGCCCCATGAGACACCTTGAGGAGGCCGCTCCTACCCAAAcactccccccacaccccacactgGACGGCATTGGTTGAAGGGACAGCTGCTTGGGTTCTAatgctcctgctctcttctctttcccctccaacCAGTTCAATCTCATCCCTCCCAGCAGCTCCCCTTCCACCCCCCGGGGAACTGAAGATTGTCCTGGCCGCGACCTGAGACCTCCATGAGTGGAGGGAAGAATGATCTATGTCTCTTCCCCCAGCAGCTCGGACCAGTCCCAGCCTCCCAATCCCCCCTTTCCTCTGGGGGAGCTGGGGAATTCCTGCCAAGCACCTTGAAGGGGAGGGGCCTCAAAGTGGGCAGGGCCAGGgtccagcgggggtggggggttcctgctctgcccctgcccaaCCCCACCCCATCTTGCCCTCCCATCCTCTTCATCTATCCCCCACTGGAGACGGaagatcttttattttctattatttataacCTCAGACTTGGGCcccctgtttctttcttccccattaaCTTGAGTGACCTGcgtgagagacagacagacagatgccCCACAAGGATGGTTGAACAaggacttttactttttattacataaaaatattaaaaaaaaattaaaaaaaaataaaattttaaactaactTAATCTGCCTCTGGTTTCCTCTGGAGAACAGAGTAAGACGGTAGCTGGCAAGCCCTGGGAGGCCTGTGGTGGCTCCAGCAGTGGGGATGCAGCGGCCCAGGCTGAGCACACTTGCTGCCCTGTCCCTGCTGCGCAGCACCCGGCTTCCCAGCGACTTTCTCAGCCTTGATGC
This genomic interval carries:
- the ATXN2L gene encoding ataxin-2-like protein isoform X2, giving the protein MLKPQPPQQTSQPQQPPPTQQAVARRPPGGTSPPNGGLPGPLASTSAPPGPPAAASPCLGPAAAAGSGLRRGAEGILAPQPPPQQQHQERPGATAIGSARGQSTGKGPPQSPVSGTPHPQSTEVFEGVYNNSRMLHFLTAVVGSTCDVKVKNGTTYEGIFKTLSSKFELAVDAVHRKASEPAGGPRREDIVDTMVFKPSDVMLVHFRNVDFNYATKDKFTDSAIAMNSKVNGEHKEKVLQRWEGGDSNSDDYDLESDMSNGWDPNEMFKFNEENYGVKTTYDSSLSSYTVPLEKDNSEEFRQRELRAAQLAREIESSPQYRLRIAMENDDGRTEEEKHSAVQRQGSGRESPSLASREGKYIPLPQRVREGPRGGVRCSSSRGGRPGLSSLPPRGPHHLDSSSPGPGSETRGINGGPSRMSPKAQRPLRGGAKTLSSPSSRPSGEASVPPPPAVGRMYPPRSPKSAAPAPISASCPDAPMGSAVPTSSASIPVTSSVVDPGVGSVSPASPKISLAPTDVKELPAKEPGRTLESQELSRIAGKVPGLQNEQKRFQLEELRKFGAQFKLLPSSSPETILDPFPPRILKEEAKGKEKEVDGLLSSEPVGSPVSSKTESVSDKEDKPPLPPAGGTEGPEQPPPPCPSQTGSPPVGLIKGDDKDEGPVAEQVKKSTLNPNAKEFNPTKPLLSVNKSTSTPTSPGPRTHSTPSIPVLTAGQSGLYSPQYISYIPQIHMGPAVQAPQMYPYPVSSSVPGQQGKYRGAKGSLPPQRSDQHQPASAPPMMQAAAAAGPPLVAATPYSSYIPYTPQQFPGQPAMMQPMAHYPSQPVFAPMLQSNPRMLTSGSHPQAIVSSSTPQYPSAEQPTPQALYATVHQSYPHHATQLHAHQPQPATTPTGSQPQSQHAAPSPVQHQAGQAPHLGSGQPQQNLYHPGALTGTPPSLPPGPSAQSPQSSFPQPAAVYAIHAHQQLPHGFTNMAHVTQAHVQTGITAAPPPHPGAPHPPQVMLLHPPQSHGGPPQGAVPQSGVPALSASTPSPYPYIGHPQGEQPGQAPGFPGGADDRILCRVGRSHSRRRQGLAPGSVLCFPPSSLSCDPAAPLPTASPALSDPDCLLT
- the ATXN2L gene encoding ataxin-2-like protein isoform X9 gives rise to the protein MLKPQPPQQTSQPQQPPPTQQAVARRPPGGTSPPNGGLPGPLASTSAPPGPPAAASPCLGPAAAAGSGLRRGAEGILAPQPPPQQQHQERPGATAIGSARGQSTGKGPPQSPVFEGVYNNSRMLHFLTAVVGSTCDVKVKNGTTYEGIFKTLSSKFELAVDAVHRKASEPAGGPRREDIVDTMVFKPSDVMLVHFRNVDFNYATKDKFTDSAIAMNSKVNGEHKEKVLQRWEGGDSNSDDYDLESDMSNGWDPNEMFKFNEENYGVKTTYDSSLSSYTVPLEKDNSEEFRQRELRAAQLAREIESSPQYRLRIAMENDDGRTEEEKHSAVQRQGSGRESPSLASREGKYIPLPQRVREGPRGGVRCSSSRGGRPGLSSLPPRGPHHLDSSSPGPGSETRGINGGPSRMSPKAQRPLRGGAKTLSSPSSRPSGEASVPPPPAVGRMYPPRSPKSAAPAPISASCPDAPMGSAVPTSSASIPVTSSVVDPGVGSVSPASPKISLAPTDVKELPAKEPGRTLESQELSRIAGKVPGLQNEQKRFQLEELRKFGAQFKLLPSSSPETILDPFPPRILKEEAKGKEKEVDGLLSSEPVGSPVSSKTESVSDKEDKPPLPPAGGTEGPEQPPPPCPSQTGSPPVGLIKGDDKDEGPVAEQVKKSTLNPNAKEFNPTKPLLSVNKSTSTPTSPGPRTHSTPSIPVLTAGQSGLYSPQYISYIPQIHMGPAVQAPQMYPYPVSSSVPGQQGKYRGAKGSLPPQRSDQHQPASAPPMMQAAAAAGPPLVAATPYSSYIPYTPQQFPGQPAMMQPMAHYPSQPVFAPMLQSNPRMLTSGSHPQAIVSSSTPQYPSAEQPTPQALYATVHQSYPHHATQLHAHQPQPATTPTGSQPQSQHAAPSPVQHQAGQAPHLGSGQPQQNLYHPGALTGTPPSLPPGPSAQSPQSSFPQPAAVYAIHAHQQLPHGFTNMAHVTQAHVQTGITAAPPPHPGAPHPPQVMLLHPPQSHGGPPQGAVPQSGVPALSASTPSPYPYIGHPQGEQPGQAPGFPGGADDRIREFSLAGGIWHGRADGLQVGQDARVLGGE